The Candidatus Fermentibacter sp. genome window below encodes:
- a CDS encoding transposase — protein sequence MKQSKFTESQIVAILREADAGVPVTEVCRKNGIAGNTFYRWKKKYGGMGVSELRRMKELEAENSRLKRMYSNLSLENDALKVLISKKL from the coding sequence ATGAAGCAGTCGAAGTTCACGGAGTCGCAGATCGTCGCGATCCTGCGGGAAGCTGACGCGGGTGTGCCGGTGACCGAGGTGTGCCGGAAGAACGGGATCGCCGGCAACACGTTCTATCGCTGGAAGAAGAAGTATGGCGGGATGGGCGTGTCCGAGCTAAGGCGCATGAAGGAGCTCGAGGCCGAGAACAGCCGGCTGAAGCGGATGTACTCGAACCTGAGCCTCGAGAACGATGCTCTGAAGGTTCTCATCTCAAAAAAGCTCTGA
- a CDS encoding IS481 family transposase, with the protein MTGKREKITEKDPAKKIARQRLTVLQLAEKLGNITEACRRSNMDRTSFYEWKRRFQTHGIDGLVDMPPIHRTHPQTTPPETVERILATSMEHPGWGCVRLSDWLKLDGVSVSSPTIQNILIKHGMGSKYDRLMKLEERHLAEGIELSADQVAQIEKTNPCFRERHVESSRPGELLCQDTFYVGRLKGVGRVYMQAVVDTYGSYAFGFIHTGKLPECAVALLHNDVLPFYEDRDLDVGAILTDNGREFCGTDAHPYEVYLALNDIEHRRTKVRSPKTNGFVERFNRTVLDEFFRKVFRESFYESTEALQADLDGWLVHYNTERPHRGYRNMGKRPMDTVTLYLDQATIARHEG; encoded by the coding sequence ATGACAGGGAAGCGCGAGAAGATCACGGAGAAGGATCCGGCGAAGAAGATAGCCCGGCAGCGTCTGACGGTTCTGCAGCTCGCGGAGAAGCTGGGGAACATCACGGAGGCATGCCGGCGGTCGAACATGGACCGCACGAGCTTCTACGAGTGGAAGCGGCGCTTCCAGACGCACGGGATCGACGGGCTCGTGGACATGCCGCCGATCCACCGGACACACCCCCAGACGACGCCTCCGGAGACTGTCGAGCGGATCCTCGCCACGAGCATGGAGCATCCCGGGTGGGGCTGCGTGAGGCTCTCGGACTGGCTGAAGCTGGACGGGGTCTCGGTCAGTTCGCCGACGATCCAGAACATCCTGATCAAGCACGGGATGGGGTCGAAGTACGATCGGCTGATGAAGCTCGAGGAGCGGCACCTGGCCGAGGGGATCGAGCTCTCGGCGGACCAGGTGGCGCAGATAGAGAAGACCAATCCGTGCTTCCGCGAGCGTCATGTCGAGAGCAGCAGACCGGGAGAGCTTCTCTGCCAGGACACGTTCTACGTGGGCAGGCTGAAGGGCGTGGGCCGGGTCTACATGCAGGCCGTTGTCGACACCTACGGCTCCTACGCCTTCGGGTTCATCCATACCGGGAAGCTTCCTGAGTGTGCGGTCGCCCTGCTCCACAACGACGTACTGCCGTTCTACGAGGATCGCGATCTGGATGTCGGGGCTATCCTTACGGACAACGGCCGGGAGTTCTGTGGGACTGATGCTCATCCCTACGAGGTGTATCTGGCGTTGAACGACATCGAGCACCGTAGGACGAAGGTGCGTTCGCCGAAGACGAACGGCTTCGTCGAACGCTTCAACAGGACGGTGCTCGACGAGTTCTTCCGGAAGGTGTTCCGAGAGAGCTTCTACGAATCAACAGAGGCTCTCCAGGCTGATCTGGACGGATGGCTGGTGCACTACAACACCGAGAGGCCGCACAGGGGCTACAGAAACATGGGGAAGCGTCCGATGGACACCGTCACGCTATACCTTGACCAGGCGACGATCGCAAGACATGAAGGTTAG